Proteins from one Coffea arabica cultivar ET-39 chromosome 8c, Coffea Arabica ET-39 HiFi, whole genome shotgun sequence genomic window:
- the LOC113706010 gene encoding CBL-interacting serine/threonine-protein kinase 25-like, translating into MGGGKILFDKYEMGKLLGKGTFAKVYHGKEMATGESVAIKVIYKDQVKTEEMMNQITREISIMRLVRHQNIVEIKEVMATKTKIYFVMEYIKGGELFTKVARGRLKEDVARKYFQQLISAVDFCHSRGVVHRDLKPENLLLDENGELKVSDFGLSALPEQLRNDGLLHTQCGTPAYIAPEVLRKKGYDGVKADLWSCGVVLYVLLAGFLPFQDQNLMNMYRKIFKAEFTFPPWFSMESKRLISKLLVADPARRISIPAIMKAPWFRKNYSMTSSFSVKEFTIEKFEEEEEHVMRGGMRKSPSSPALLNAFQLISSMSTGFDLSSLFEIKGKSGSMFTSRCSANVIMTKIEMVAKKLNCKIARGKDFTLRLLAPFDGRKGRLLVTAEVFKVAPEVAVVEFLKSSGDTLEYKKFCEEEIRPALKDIIWTWQGDNALLNKNGKDDLQESIV; encoded by the coding sequence ATGGGTGGTGGTAAAATACTGTTTGACAAGTATGAGATGGGGAAGTTATTAGGCAAAGGTACATTTGCAAAAGTTTATCATGGAAAAGAAATGGCCACAGGTGAGAGTGTAGCAATCAAAGTTATTTACAAAGATCAAGTCAAAACAGAAGAAATGATGAATCAGATCACCAGGGAGATCTCTATCATGAGGCTAGTTCGACATCAGAATATTGTCGAGATCAAAGAAGTTATGGCAACAAAAACCAAGATTTATTTTGTCATGGAGTACATAAAAGGTGGTGAACTATTCACCAAAGTAGCCAGAGGGAGGCTGAAGGAAGACGTGGCTAGAAAGTATTTCCAGCAGTTGATCAGTGCTGTGGATTTCTGCCATAGCCGTGGCGTCGTTCATCGTGATCTAAAGCCTGAAAATCTCCTCCTTGATGAGAATGGGGAGTTGAAAGTTTCAGATTTTGGCTTATCAGCCTTGCCAGAGCAGCTGAGAAATGATGGTCTTCTTCACACCCAATGTGGAACTCCAGCCTATATTGCACCTGAAGTCTTGAGAAAAAAAGGATATGATGGTGTAAAGGCTGATTTATGGTCATGTGGAGTTGTGTTATATGTTCTTCTAGCTGGATTTCTTCCTTTCCAGGACCAAAATCTCATGAATATGTATAGGAAAATTTTCAAGGCAGAATTTACATTTCCTCCATGGTTTTCCATGGAATCGAAACGTTTGATTTCAAAACTCTTGGTTGCTGATCCGGCAAGAAGGATCAGCATTCCGGCTATAATGAAAGCTCCATGGTTTAGGAAAAATTATTCTATGACTAGTTCATTCTCAGTTAAAGAATTCACGATCGAAAagtttgaagaagaagaggaacaTGTTATGAGAGGTGGCATGAGGAAATCACCATCTTCACCAGCATTATTGAACGCATTCCAGTTGATCTCATCAATGTCTACGGGCTTTGACTTGTCTAGTTTATTTGAGATCAAGGGAAAGTCCGGATCAATGTTCACTTCTAGATGTTCAGCCAATGTTATTATGACAAAGATTGAAATGGTAGCTAAAAAACTGAACTGCAAAATTGCAAGAGGAAAGGACTTCACTTTGAGGTTGCTGGCTCCATTCGACGGTCGGAAAGGGCGGCTGTTGGTGACCGCCGAGGTGTTTAAGGTTGCGCCAGAGGTGGCCGTTGTCGAGTTTTTGAAGTCCTCCGGTGACACGTTGGAATATAAGAAGTTCTGTGAAGAGGAGATCAGACCTGCCCTAAAGGACATTATTTGGACTTGGCAAGGTGACAATGCACTACTGAACAAGAATGGCAAGGATGACCTGCAAGAATCAATTGTTTGA
- the LOC113706645 gene encoding F-box only protein 13-like isoform X2, with protein sequence MEAAVHYGVSERNKKRKLAADYQINESLRFPLDELNQDVLEQVLSWLPASNFFRYTSVCKRWKSVGNSATFKLACSQIPSREPWYFMVDSQAQFKNQPIVFDTAENNWKKLNFPLPLLQEEQRGRSFVPVAASELSIRVYNSSIQQWEEETMLKRKHASPADETEESEDDHAVYFLSKCGNVVSTNLQRSPCKQYSSVITQKNGEKFMHFLSSSGTIVACNLTNKCFFEYPRLLPVYHEYSIDLVECGGDVYVVLLMEFLESASLRVWRFDEKDQSWHQIAAMPPAMSHGFYGKRVDINCAGAGQQILVCLNSAEVCSYFLCHLMVNEWIEVPKYHINGDAKDFICAFTFEPRIEASV encoded by the exons ATGGAAGCTGCAGTTCACTATGGTGTTTCAGAGAGGAATAAGAAGAGAAAATTAGCTGCAGATTATCAGATAAATGAAAGCTTAAGATTCCCCTTGGATGAGCTTAATCAAGATGTTCTAGAGCAGGTTCTTTCATGGCTGCCAGCGTCCAACTTTTTCCGGTATACTTCAGTCTGCAAAAGATGGAAATCGGTAGGAAATTCTGCAACTTTCAAGCTTGCCTGCTCTCAGATTCCATCAAGAGAACCATGGTATTTCATGGTTGACTCGCAAGCCCAGTTCAAAAACCAACCGATTGTTTTTGACACGGCGGAAAACAACTGGAAAAAGCTCAATTTTCCACTACCTCTGCTTCAGGAAGAACAGAGGGGCCGTAGTTTTGTTCCTGTTGCAGCATCAG AACTTTCAATCAGAGTTTACAATTCAAGCATTCAACAATGGGAAGAGGAGACAATGCTGAAGAGAAAGCATGCTTCCCCTGCTGATGAGACAGAGGAATCCGAAGATGATCATGCAGTATATTTCTTGAGCAAATGTGGCAATGTTGTATCAACAAACTTGCAAAGAAGCCCATGTAAGCAGTATTCATCAGTTATAACTCAGAAAAACGGTGAAAAATTCATGCATTTCCTAAGCTCTTCAGGGACGATTGTTGCTTGCAACCTCACCAACAAGTGCTTCTTCGAATACCCGAGGCTATTGCCTGTATATCATGAGTACTCGATTGATCTGGTGGAGTGTGGCGGAGACGTTTATGTGGTTCTTCTCATGGAATTCCTGGAAAGCGCGAGCCTTCGAGTATGGAGGTTTGACGAAAAAGATCAATCTTGGCATCAGATTGCAGCAATGCCTCCGGCAATGTCACATGGATTCTACGGTAAAAGAGTGGATATCAACTGCGCTGGGGCTGGCCAGCAGATTCTAGTTTGCCTGAATTCTGCAGAGGTTTGCAGCTACTTTTTGTGCCATTTGATGGTCAATGAGTGGATTGAAGTACCTAAGTATCACATCAATGGTGACGCTAAAGATTTCATTTGTGCATTCACCTTTGAGCCTAGGATTGAAGCTTCTgtatga
- the LOC113706645 gene encoding F-box only protein 13-like isoform X1 has translation MEAAVHYGVSERNKKRKLAADYQINESLRFPLDELNQDVLEQVLSWLPASNFFRYTSVCKRWKSVGNSATFKLACSQIPSREPWYFMVDSQAQFKNQPIVFDTAENNWKKLNFPLPLLQEEQRGRSFVPVAASGSLLCFLSSPPADEFIICNPLTGACKEIVSLNPELKKSKILRGIGMISSPESYSLVLVFGDLSELSIRVYNSSIQQWEEETMLKRKHASPADETEESEDDHAVYFLSKCGNVVSTNLQRSPCKQYSSVITQKNGEKFMHFLSSSGTIVACNLTNKCFFEYPRLLPVYHEYSIDLVECGGDVYVVLLMEFLESASLRVWRFDEKDQSWHQIAAMPPAMSHGFYGKRVDINCAGAGQQILVCLNSAEVCSYFLCHLMVNEWIEVPKYHINGDAKDFICAFTFEPRIEASV, from the coding sequence ATGGAAGCTGCAGTTCACTATGGTGTTTCAGAGAGGAATAAGAAGAGAAAATTAGCTGCAGATTATCAGATAAATGAAAGCTTAAGATTCCCCTTGGATGAGCTTAATCAAGATGTTCTAGAGCAGGTTCTTTCATGGCTGCCAGCGTCCAACTTTTTCCGGTATACTTCAGTCTGCAAAAGATGGAAATCGGTAGGAAATTCTGCAACTTTCAAGCTTGCCTGCTCTCAGATTCCATCAAGAGAACCATGGTATTTCATGGTTGACTCGCAAGCCCAGTTCAAAAACCAACCGATTGTTTTTGACACGGCGGAAAACAACTGGAAAAAGCTCAATTTTCCACTACCTCTGCTTCAGGAAGAACAGAGGGGCCGTAGTTTTGTTCCTGTTGCAGCATCAGGTAGTTTATTATGCTTCCTATCTTCTCCACCTGCTGACGAGTTTATTATCTGCAACCCTTTAACTGGAGCATGCAAAGAAATTGTTTCTTTGAATCCTGAGCTCAAGAAAAGCAAGATTCTTCGAGGGATTGGAATGATTTCCAGCCCTGAATCATACAGTCTTGTGCTGGTTTTTGGTGATCTTTCAGAACTTTCAATCAGAGTTTACAATTCAAGCATTCAACAATGGGAAGAGGAGACAATGCTGAAGAGAAAGCATGCTTCCCCTGCTGATGAGACAGAGGAATCCGAAGATGATCATGCAGTATATTTCTTGAGCAAATGTGGCAATGTTGTATCAACAAACTTGCAAAGAAGCCCATGTAAGCAGTATTCATCAGTTATAACTCAGAAAAACGGTGAAAAATTCATGCATTTCCTAAGCTCTTCAGGGACGATTGTTGCTTGCAACCTCACCAACAAGTGCTTCTTCGAATACCCGAGGCTATTGCCTGTATATCATGAGTACTCGATTGATCTGGTGGAGTGTGGCGGAGACGTTTATGTGGTTCTTCTCATGGAATTCCTGGAAAGCGCGAGCCTTCGAGTATGGAGGTTTGACGAAAAAGATCAATCTTGGCATCAGATTGCAGCAATGCCTCCGGCAATGTCACATGGATTCTACGGTAAAAGAGTGGATATCAACTGCGCTGGGGCTGGCCAGCAGATTCTAGTTTGCCTGAATTCTGCAGAGGTTTGCAGCTACTTTTTGTGCCATTTGATGGTCAATGAGTGGATTGAAGTACCTAAGTATCACATCAATGGTGACGCTAAAGATTTCATTTGTGCATTCACCTTTGAGCCTAGGATTGAAGCTTCTgtatga